One stretch of Ornithinimicrobium ciconiae DNA includes these proteins:
- a CDS encoding sodium:solute symporter family protein: MSSVQLWTLIFVGLSFGLYIYIAYASRVNTTAGFYVAGGGIPAPANGAAIAADWMSAASFISMAGIIALSGNGYGASVYLMGWTGGYVLLAMLLAPYLRKFGKYTVPDFVGDRYSESARLIAVVCAIVVSFVYVAGQMSGVGVVFGRFLGVNTTVGVIIGMVIVFLYAVLGGMKGITWTQVAQYSVLIVAYLIPAFAISQKLTGIPVPQVGFGQIMDELNALQREFGLAEYTEAFTSTNMLNMFLITAALMFGTAGLPHVIVRFYTAKSVRAARFSALWALFFIALLYLTAPAIGAFSKYNILNEIPGTSIGSEPEWFKSWQEVGLITVDDLNGNGVIDVAGGLGAGFELAINNDIVVLATPEIAGLPAPIIGLVAAGGLAAALSTASGLLLVISSSVANDVYYKKINPQATEARQLMVGRIAMGGAIVVAGYLGINPPGFVAQVVALAFGLGAASFFPILVLGIFWKKCTAAGAVAGMVAGLSTTLAYQIWTIDIYGGSDGLFGISETAFGTIGMLINFAVTITVSQFTAKPTEAMQQLVEDIRYPGRSELVVAHASGALDDELLHGDHHDDDRKDES, from the coding sequence ATGAGCAGCGTGCAACTGTGGACCCTGATCTTCGTCGGTCTGTCCTTCGGTCTCTACATCTACATCGCCTACGCCAGCCGGGTGAACACCACCGCCGGGTTCTATGTCGCCGGCGGTGGCATCCCGGCACCGGCCAACGGTGCCGCGATCGCGGCAGACTGGATGAGCGCCGCCTCGTTCATCTCGATGGCCGGCATCATCGCCCTCTCCGGCAACGGCTACGGCGCCTCCGTCTATCTGATGGGCTGGACCGGCGGCTATGTGCTGCTGGCCATGCTCCTGGCGCCCTACCTGCGCAAGTTCGGCAAATACACCGTCCCGGACTTCGTCGGTGACCGCTACTCCGAGTCCGCCCGACTGATCGCCGTGGTCTGTGCGATCGTCGTCTCCTTTGTCTATGTCGCCGGCCAGATGTCCGGTGTCGGCGTGGTCTTCGGACGCTTCCTGGGTGTCAACACGACCGTGGGCGTCATCATCGGCATGGTCATCGTCTTCCTGTATGCCGTGCTCGGCGGCATGAAGGGCATCACCTGGACCCAGGTGGCGCAGTACTCCGTGCTGATCGTGGCCTACCTGATCCCGGCCTTCGCCATCTCGCAGAAGCTCACCGGCATCCCGGTGCCGCAAGTCGGCTTCGGGCAGATCATGGACGAGCTCAACGCGCTGCAGCGTGAGTTCGGTTTGGCCGAGTACACGGAGGCGTTCACCTCGACCAACATGCTCAACATGTTCCTGATCACCGCGGCGCTGATGTTTGGCACGGCGGGTCTGCCCCACGTGATCGTGCGTTTCTACACCGCCAAGAGCGTGCGTGCCGCCCGGTTCTCCGCCCTGTGGGCACTGTTCTTCATCGCGCTGCTGTATCTGACGGCTCCGGCCATCGGTGCCTTCAGCAAGTACAACATCCTCAACGAGATCCCCGGGACGTCCATCGGTTCGGAGCCGGAGTGGTTCAAGTCGTGGCAGGAGGTCGGCCTGATCACCGTGGACGACCTGAACGGCAACGGCGTGATCGACGTGGCTGGTGGCCTCGGAGCGGGCTTCGAGCTCGCGATCAACAACGACATCGTGGTGCTGGCCACCCCGGAGATCGCCGGCCTGCCGGCCCCGATCATCGGTCTGGTCGCCGCAGGTGGCCTCGCAGCGGCGCTGTCCACCGCCTCCGGTCTGCTGCTGGTGATCTCCTCATCCGTCGCCAACGACGTCTACTACAAGAAGATCAACCCGCAGGCCACCGAGGCCCGGCAGCTGATGGTCGGCCGCATCGCGATGGGTGGCGCGATCGTCGTCGCCGGCTACCTGGGCATCAACCCTCCCGGGTTCGTGGCACAAGTCGTGGCGCTGGCCTTCGGACTCGGCGCGGCCAGCTTCTTTCCGATCCTCGTGCTGGGGATCTTCTGGAAGAAGTGCACCGCCGCCGGGGCTGTCGCCGGCATGGTCGCCGGTCTGTCGACCACCCTGGCCTACCAGATCTGGACGATCGACATCTATGGCGGCAGCGACGGCCTGTTCGGCATCAGCGAGACCGCCTTCGGCACCATCGGCATGCTGATCAACTTCGCGGTGACGATCACCGTGTCGCAGTTCACCGCCAAGCCGACCGAGGCGATGCAGCAGCTCGTGGAGGACATCCGTTACCCGGGTCGCAGCGAGTTGGTCGTGGCCCACGCCTCGGGTGCCCTGGACGACGAGCTCCTGCACGGTGACCACCACGACGACGACCGCAAGGACGAGTCGTGA
- a CDS encoding DUF3054 domain-containing protein, whose product MRSVLDLCVVTGFVLIGRLTHEEGLASVGTLHALWPFLVALGVGWAAVASLRLPFSGLRAGALLWLLALCVGMGLRALAGQGTALPFLIVATLVLGAGFLGWRLVGILLRGRAAGRRQDDRRALG is encoded by the coding sequence GTGCGCTCTGTCCTTGACCTCTGTGTCGTGACCGGTTTCGTGCTGATCGGTCGGCTCACCCACGAGGAGGGTCTGGCCTCCGTCGGCACACTGCACGCCCTGTGGCCGTTCCTCGTCGCCCTGGGGGTCGGCTGGGCCGCGGTCGCGTCCTTGCGCCTGCCGTTCTCCGGGCTGCGGGCAGGTGCCCTGCTCTGGTTGCTCGCGCTCTGTGTCGGCATGGGCCTGCGTGCCCTGGCTGGTCAGGGCACCGCCCTGCCATTCCTCATCGTGGCGACCCTGGTCCTGGGCGCCGGGTTCCTGGGCTGGCGACTCGTCGGCATACTGCTCAGGGGTCGTGCGGCGGGTCGCCGCCAGGATGACCGCCGGGCCCTAGGCTGA
- a CDS encoding DUF4212 domain-containing protein, with amino-acid sequence MDAEQRQAYWKRNLRLMAVLLTIWALVSYGAGILFVEQLNEFSFLGMPLGFWFAQQGAILTFLVLIAIYVWRMDRLDAEFGITEYEDEVGRS; translated from the coding sequence ATGGATGCCGAACAACGCCAGGCCTACTGGAAGCGCAATCTGCGCCTGATGGCCGTCCTGCTCACGATCTGGGCCCTGGTCTCCTACGGGGCCGGCATCCTGTTCGTCGAGCAGCTCAATGAGTTCTCCTTCCTGGGGATGCCGCTCGGCTTCTGGTTCGCCCAGCAGGGCGCGATCCTCACCTTCCTGGTGCTGATCGCGATCTATGTCTGGCGGATGGACAGGCTGGACGCGGAGTTCGGCATCACTGAGTATGAGGACGAGGTGGGCCGGTCATGA
- the dop gene encoding depupylase/deamidase Dop: MSVRRVMGTETEYGVTRPGDPRANPVGLSGLVVRSYASAAGPTRALPTGSGWDYADESPLRDARGFEVARALADISQLTDVDDPTTANSVLSNGARLYVDHAHPEYSSPEVTTPLDAVRWDRAGDEVMLISLASLAERGDPIRLYKNNVDGKGASYGTHENYLVPREVPFLSIAAGLLPFFVARQVLVGAGRVGQGQFSENPGFQISQRADYIEAEVGLETTLKRPIVNTRDEPHAFGEKYRRLHVIVGDATLCDVATLLKVGTTSLVLGLIEAGRAPALELEDPVSAIRAISHDPALRQTVRLVDGRELTALDLLSAYREAVDQHLGDDLDEDTSQVLEHWDAVAADLATDPMRCAGRVDWVTKLALLEGYRRRDGLEWDDARLSAIDIQWSDIDPARGLAARMRQAGRIQTLVTSTEVATAVVEPPEQTRAWFRGQCVSRYPGQVRAASWDSVVFEPAQGSRSLRRVQMPEPLKGTRADIGALLDSVSGVDDLLTHLVSPGD; this comes from the coding sequence ATGAGTGTGCGACGGGTGATGGGCACCGAGACCGAGTACGGCGTCACCCGCCCCGGCGATCCGCGTGCCAATCCTGTGGGGCTGTCCGGCCTGGTCGTGCGCAGCTATGCCAGTGCTGCTGGCCCGACCCGGGCCCTGCCGACCGGTTCCGGCTGGGACTATGCCGACGAGAGCCCGCTGCGTGACGCCCGGGGGTTCGAGGTCGCGCGGGCGCTGGCTGACATCAGTCAGCTGACCGACGTCGACGACCCGACGACCGCCAACTCGGTGCTGTCCAACGGCGCCCGGCTCTATGTGGACCATGCCCACCCGGAGTACTCCTCACCCGAGGTGACCACGCCGCTGGACGCGGTCCGGTGGGACCGGGCCGGGGATGAGGTCATGCTCATCTCCCTGGCTTCCCTCGCCGAGCGTGGTGATCCCATCCGGCTCTACAAGAACAACGTCGACGGCAAGGGCGCGTCCTACGGCACCCATGAGAACTATCTGGTCCCCCGGGAGGTGCCCTTCCTCTCGATCGCCGCAGGGCTGCTGCCGTTCTTCGTGGCCCGGCAGGTCCTGGTGGGAGCGGGACGGGTCGGCCAGGGACAGTTCTCCGAGAACCCCGGGTTCCAGATCAGTCAGCGAGCCGACTACATCGAGGCCGAGGTGGGCCTGGAGACCACCCTGAAGCGGCCCATCGTCAACACGCGTGACGAGCCGCACGCGTTCGGGGAGAAGTACCGGCGCCTGCACGTCATCGTCGGCGATGCGACTCTCTGTGACGTCGCCACGCTCCTCAAGGTGGGGACCACCAGCCTGGTGCTGGGCCTCATCGAGGCCGGACGGGCTCCGGCTCTTGAGCTGGAGGACCCGGTGAGCGCGATCCGGGCGATCTCCCACGACCCCGCCCTGCGCCAGACGGTCCGGCTGGTCGACGGGCGGGAGCTGACAGCGCTCGACCTGCTGTCGGCATACCGCGAGGCCGTCGACCAGCACCTCGGTGACGACCTGGACGAGGACACCTCCCAGGTGCTCGAGCACTGGGACGCCGTGGCGGCGGACCTGGCGACCGACCCGATGCGCTGCGCAGGGCGGGTCGACTGGGTCACCAAACTCGCACTGCTGGAGGGATATCGACGCCGCGACGGGCTGGAGTGGGACGACGCGCGACTGTCCGCGATCGACATCCAGTGGTCCGACATCGACCCGGCCCGCGGTCTGGCCGCCCGGATGCGTCAGGCCGGACGGATCCAGACCCTGGTCACGTCCACGGAGGTGGCGACCGCAGTGGTGGAGCCGCCCGAGCAGACCCGCGCGTGGTTCCGGGGCCAGTGCGTGAGCCGCTATCCGGGGCAGGTGCGGGCGGCCTCCTGGGACTCGGTGGTCTTCGAGCCGGCGCAGGGCAGCCGCTCGCTGCGCCGTGTCCAGATGCCTGAGCCGCTGAAGGGGACGCGGGCGGACATCGGCGCCCTGCTCGACTCGGTGTCCGGTGTGGACGACCTGCTGACCCATCTTGTCAGCCCCGGGGACTAG
- a CDS encoding sensor histidine kinase produces METALAITIGVLIVAAGAVLLVWFVRSRLVLGTPQDQAAYRVLHLTSLATPELRAGLESGAEKAVRHLRDLLGTPALALTDGTTMLAWDGTGAEQHAQHVVSHARDVVRDGSTVVLAPSTVACPDPECVIRHAVTAALTTEEHVVGALTAYTGNRPSARLVRAVEEVARFVSGQLELAELDHSRAKLAEAEIRALRAQISPHFIYNSLGAIASYVRTDPEHARELLLEFADFTRYSFRRHGEFTTLAEELRSIERYLILEQARFGGRLQVTLRVSPEVLPVTVPFLCLQPLVENAVRHGLEGREGTGRITIVAEDAGNEASLSIEDDGVGMAPELVLENLLSDGGDHVGLGNVDERLRSVFGDQHGLVIETAPGAGTKVSLRIPKYAPGVHAS; encoded by the coding sequence ATGGAGACGGCGCTGGCGATCACGATCGGGGTGCTCATCGTGGCCGCGGGGGCGGTGCTGCTGGTCTGGTTCGTGCGCTCGCGTCTCGTCCTGGGGACACCTCAGGACCAGGCGGCTTATCGCGTCCTGCACCTGACCAGCCTGGCCACCCCCGAGCTGCGGGCCGGGCTGGAGTCCGGTGCTGAGAAGGCCGTCCGTCACCTGCGCGACCTGCTCGGCACCCCGGCGCTGGCGCTGACCGACGGCACGACCATGCTCGCCTGGGACGGCACCGGGGCGGAGCAGCACGCCCAGCACGTGGTCAGTCATGCCCGCGACGTCGTCCGGGACGGCTCGACGGTCGTGCTCGCTCCCTCGACCGTCGCGTGCCCTGACCCCGAGTGTGTGATCCGGCACGCGGTCACCGCGGCCCTGACCACCGAGGAGCACGTGGTGGGGGCGCTGACCGCCTACACCGGCAACCGGCCCTCCGCCCGACTGGTGCGCGCCGTCGAGGAGGTCGCCCGGTTTGTCTCGGGTCAGCTGGAGCTGGCCGAGCTGGACCACTCGCGCGCCAAGCTCGCCGAGGCCGAGATCCGGGCACTGCGGGCGCAGATCTCTCCCCACTTCATCTACAACAGCCTCGGCGCGATCGCCTCCTACGTCCGCACCGACCCCGAGCACGCCCGGGAGTTGCTGCTGGAGTTTGCCGACTTCACGCGCTACTCCTTCCGGCGGCACGGCGAGTTCACCACCCTGGCCGAGGAACTGCGCTCCATCGAGCGCTATCTCATCCTGGAACAGGCGCGTTTTGGCGGGCGGCTGCAGGTGACGCTGCGCGTCTCCCCCGAGGTGCTCCCGGTGACCGTGCCCTTCCTGTGCCTCCAGCCGCTGGTGGAGAACGCCGTCCGGCACGGGTTGGAGGGGCGCGAGGGCACCGGGCGCATCACCATCGTGGCCGAGGACGCCGGCAACGAGGCGAGCCTGTCCATCGAGGACGACGGGGTGGGCATGGCGCCCGAGCTGGTCCTGGAGAACCTGCTGAGCGACGGCGGCGACCACGTGGGGCTGGGCAATGTCGACGAGCGCCTGCGCAGCGTGTTCGGCGACCAGCACGGCCTGGTCATCGAGACCGCCCCGGGGGCCGGCACCAAGGTCAGTCTCCGAATCCCCAAGTACGCCCCCGGCGTCCACGCCAGCTGA
- a CDS encoding DUF485 domain-containing protein: MSERVTVTHPSRARPRVRPAPLTREIDEQTGLGEVYISSLIRSQLRLSLVVLAVSLGVLASLPLVFHLLPHVAEIRVLGITLPWLILGAVVYPALLGAAWFYARNAERIERDFVDLLDHR; encoded by the coding sequence GTGAGCGAGCGCGTCACCGTCACCCACCCCAGCCGGGCCCGGCCCCGGGTGCGCCCAGCCCCACTGACCCGCGAGATCGACGAACAGACCGGACTGGGTGAGGTCTACATCTCCTCGTTGATCCGCTCCCAGTTGCGCCTGTCGCTGGTGGTGCTGGCCGTCTCTCTCGGAGTGCTTGCCTCCCTGCCCCTGGTGTTCCACCTCTTGCCCCACGTGGCCGAGATCAGGGTCCTGGGCATCACCCTGCCGTGGCTGATCCTCGGTGCGGTGGTCTATCCGGCCCTGCTCGGTGCGGCGTGGTTCTATGCGCGCAACGCCGAGCGCATCGAGCGTGACTTCGTGGACCTGCTGGACCATCGATGA
- a CDS encoding TetR/AcrR family transcriptional regulator has translation MSQTRQQVLEAARRLFGERGYAAVTIREIAAAAGVSPAMVMKVGGSKEQLHVDATPLEPEPLPPDVPLEGLGELLVSRMLSRRQEGGAEPWLRAIYLIADAPDPEAARGEFRDRFLSRFALPEGSAAAEAENRRHCDQLACLMVGLAAGTRTLHLLDYSTDRAALVQEYGALVQQVVDRISATREAAAVAT, from the coding sequence GTGAGCCAGACCCGTCAGCAGGTGCTGGAGGCCGCCCGCCGGCTCTTCGGTGAGCGGGGTTACGCGGCGGTGACGATCCGCGAGATCGCCGCTGCGGCAGGGGTGTCGCCGGCCATGGTGATGAAGGTCGGCGGGTCCAAGGAGCAGCTCCACGTCGACGCCACCCCGCTCGAGCCGGAGCCGCTGCCCCCGGACGTGCCGCTGGAGGGGCTGGGCGAGCTCCTGGTCTCCCGGATGCTGAGCCGCCGCCAGGAGGGCGGTGCCGAGCCCTGGCTCCGGGCGATCTACCTGATCGCCGACGCGCCCGACCCGGAGGCCGCGCGCGGCGAGTTCCGCGACCGCTTCCTGAGCCGCTTCGCCCTGCCCGAGGGTTCCGCCGCGGCGGAGGCGGAGAACCGACGGCACTGCGACCAGCTCGCCTGTCTCATGGTGGGCCTGGCGGCGGGCACGCGCACCCTCCACCTGCTGGACTACAGCACCGACCGCGCCGCCCTGGTGCAGGAGTATGGCGCGCTCGTCCAGCAGGTGGTGGATCGGATCTCGGCCACCCGCGAGGCGGCTGCTGTCGCCACCTAG
- a CDS encoding LytR/AlgR family response regulator transcription factor, giving the protein MPSVLTVDDEPPALREIEHLLSRDPRVGRVLTASDATEALRVLEQEDVNIVFLDIRMPGLSGLDLARVLARFREPPAVVFVTAYEDHAVDAFDIQAVDYVMKPYRPERLAAALGRALDQVAGDDAATSVAEDESIPVELGGVTRFLRRSEIIYVTAQGDYARLHTASGSHLLRAPLATLEERWGPAGFVRIHRSHLVALQHVEEIRVDSGRYTVVVGGRDLSVSRRHARELRDLLVRRAGE; this is encoded by the coding sequence ATGCCGTCCGTCCTCACCGTCGATGACGAACCGCCAGCGCTGCGCGAGATCGAGCACCTGCTGTCGCGGGACCCTCGGGTCGGTCGCGTCCTCACCGCCTCTGACGCCACGGAGGCGCTGCGTGTCCTGGAGCAGGAGGACGTCAACATCGTCTTCCTGGACATCCGGATGCCTGGCCTGTCCGGTCTTGACCTGGCGCGGGTGCTCGCCCGCTTCCGTGAGCCGCCGGCTGTCGTCTTCGTCACCGCCTACGAGGACCACGCCGTCGACGCCTTCGACATCCAGGCTGTCGACTACGTGATGAAGCCCTACCGCCCGGAGCGGCTGGCAGCGGCGCTGGGTCGGGCCCTGGACCAGGTCGCCGGGGACGACGCGGCCACCTCCGTTGCCGAGGACGAGTCGATCCCGGTGGAGCTGGGCGGGGTGACCCGCTTCCTGCGCCGCAGCGAGATCATCTACGTCACCGCCCAGGGCGACTACGCCCGGCTGCACACCGCCTCGGGCAGCCACCTGCTGCGCGCGCCGCTCGCCACCCTCGAGGAGCGCTGGGGGCCAGCTGGTTTCGTCCGCATCCACCGCAGCCACCTGGTGGCCCTGCAGCACGTGGAGGAGATCCGCGTCGACAGTGGCCGCTACACGGTGGTGGTCGGTGGCCGCGACCTGTCCGTCAGCCGCCGGCACGCACGTGAGCTGCGCGACCTGCTGGTGCGCCGTGCCGGGGAGTGA
- a CDS encoding MFS transporter, with amino-acid sequence MTRSATTPRPDAAPETAKTVSTGLIIVVLAFCGTLVSLQQTLVLPLLPDFPNILNTSSENASWLVTITLLTGAVGTPIVSRLADMFGKRLMLVVCLVSVIIGSALGSISDSLMLVIVARGLTGIGTSLVPVGISIMRDHLPSDRVGSGVALMSATLGIGGAVGMPLAGVIYQNFDWQALFLVSGGFAVVMLVLVMLVVPESTVKTKGRFDYTGAVLLSIALTCFLLAVSKAGTWGFMDRKTVSLLVIAALVLCAWVPLQLRQGQPLVDIRTSLRRTVLLTNTASVLIGLAMFANFLTSAQQVQMPAETGYGFGLSVIETGLVMLPSGILMVAMSPVAAWLIRVHGPRIVLIGGAVVMALGFVLRAFLHGSVLEVMVASGITSLGTALAFAAMPTLIMRSVPITETASANGLNTLVRALGTSSASAMVAAIFAAMSMDGMPAVPRWEAYQLVFWIGAAASLIGALIAAFIARPQTIAEALRVPGEVVATERHEVKRPEAENEVVVGGVVTDERDRPIKQAVVTVLQTDGRHVDWGRTDNAGRYTLALPSAGRYLVVVSADGWGPMSGLEDLGDADLDQIRMNRRLLLTGHITDHGDPLPQVMLSLIRHSGEYVATTHADTEGGYEIGLPPPGRYVLTVVDHPTGRTRSRAVQIGSTSATLDLDIVTGIPRPRRQPTEDVPVR; translated from the coding sequence GTGACCAGGTCCGCCACCACCCCGCGCCCCGACGCCGCGCCCGAGACCGCCAAGACCGTCTCGACCGGGCTCATCATCGTCGTGCTCGCCTTCTGCGGCACGCTCGTCTCCTTGCAGCAGACCCTGGTGCTGCCGCTCCTGCCGGACTTTCCGAACATCCTCAACACCAGTTCCGAGAACGCGTCGTGGCTGGTGACGATCACGCTGCTGACCGGCGCGGTGGGCACCCCCATCGTCTCGCGCCTGGCCGACATGTTCGGCAAGCGGCTGATGCTGGTGGTGTGCCTGGTCTCGGTCATCATCGGCTCCGCACTGGGCTCCATCAGCGACTCCCTCATGCTGGTGATCGTGGCGCGCGGCCTCACCGGCATCGGGACCAGCCTCGTCCCCGTCGGCATCAGCATCATGCGCGACCACCTGCCCAGCGACCGGGTGGGCTCGGGTGTCGCCCTGATGAGCGCGACCCTCGGCATCGGCGGGGCCGTCGGCATGCCGCTGGCCGGCGTGATCTATCAGAACTTCGACTGGCAGGCGCTCTTCCTGGTCTCGGGTGGCTTCGCGGTGGTGATGCTTGTCCTCGTGATGCTGGTGGTGCCCGAGTCGACCGTGAAGACCAAGGGCCGGTTCGACTACACCGGCGCCGTGCTGCTCTCGATCGCCCTGACCTGCTTCCTGCTGGCCGTGTCCAAGGCCGGCACCTGGGGCTTCATGGACCGCAAGACCGTCTCGCTGCTGGTCATCGCCGCCCTCGTGCTGTGCGCCTGGGTGCCGCTGCAGCTGCGCCAGGGCCAGCCGCTGGTCGACATCCGGACCTCCCTGCGACGCACGGTGCTCCTCACCAACACCGCCTCGGTGCTGATCGGCCTGGCGATGTTCGCCAACTTCCTGACCAGCGCCCAGCAGGTCCAGATGCCGGCGGAGACCGGCTACGGCTTCGGCCTCAGCGTCATCGAGACCGGACTGGTCATGCTGCCCTCCGGCATCCTCATGGTGGCGATGTCACCCGTGGCGGCGTGGCTCATCCGGGTCCACGGGCCCCGCATCGTCCTGATCGGTGGCGCCGTGGTGATGGCGCTCGGCTTCGTGCTCCGCGCCTTCCTCCACGGATCGGTCCTGGAGGTGATGGTGGCCTCGGGCATCACCTCCTTGGGCACGGCGCTGGCCTTCGCCGCCATGCCCACCCTGATCATGCGCTCGGTGCCGATCACCGAGACCGCCTCCGCCAACGGGCTCAACACCCTCGTGCGTGCCCTGGGCACCTCCAGCGCGAGCGCCATGGTGGCGGCGATCTTCGCCGCCATGTCGATGGACGGCATGCCCGCCGTGCCCCGCTGGGAGGCTTATCAGCTGGTTTTCTGGATCGGCGCGGCGGCGAGCCTGATCGGTGCCCTGATCGCCGCCTTCATCGCCCGGCCGCAAACGATCGCCGAGGCGCTGCGGGTGCCCGGCGAGGTGGTCGCGACCGAGCGGCACGAGGTGAAGCGGCCCGAGGCCGAGAACGAGGTCGTCGTCGGCGGCGTTGTCACCGACGAGCGGGACCGGCCCATCAAGCAGGCCGTCGTCACCGTGCTGCAGACCGACGGGCGGCACGTGGACTGGGGCCGCACGGACAACGCGGGTCGTTACACTTTGGCCCTGCCCAGCGCGGGACGTTATCTGGTGGTGGTCAGCGCCGACGGCTGGGGCCCGATGTCCGGTCTGGAGGACCTCGGTGACGCCGACCTGGACCAGATCCGGATGAACCGCCGGTTGCTGCTGACCGGCCACATCACCGACCACGGCGACCCGCTGCCGCAGGTGATGCTCTCCCTGATCCGCCACTCGGGGGAGTATGTCGCCACCACGCACGCCGACACCGAGGGCGGCTATGAGATCGGCCTGCCGCCGCCGGGACGCTATGTGCTCACCGTCGTCGACCACCCGACCGGACGCACGCGGTCGCGGGCGGTGCAGATCGGGTCGACCTCGGCGACCCTCGATCTTGACATCGTCACCGGCATACCGCGCCCGCGCCGGCAGCCGACCGAGGATGTCCCGGTCCGGTGA
- a CDS encoding sodium/solute symporter: protein MSPGLGLTAILATAVVTILVGVIGLRAARTTSDFYVASRSVTPWWNASAIGGEYLSAASFLGVAGLVLAYGADMLWFPVGYTAGYLVLLVLVAAPLRRSGAYTLPDFAEARLESAAARGTASVLVVTIGWLYLLPQFQAAGLTVRTVTGAPQWVGPVLVAVVVLIGVLSGGMRSITFVQAFQYWLKLTALAIPAIFILLVWQSQGTPAIHQEGPPVFSESTTVEITTSVAIEVTERVAVEADGTVDGERVSGELPLGPGSHALGRGTEITFPAGAEIPHAQSLTPLAGEDWLLPLRSNTDYPLYTTYSLIIALFFGTMGLPHVLVRFYTNPDGRAARRTTVTVLGLLGIFYLLPTIYGALGRLYTPDLLLTGRTDAVVLLLPGRLIDGMAGDALSALITAGAFAAFLSTSSGLTISVAGVLSQDLIGRRVSDPVRAFRLSASLALVVPITIALFSPSLGIADVVGLAFAVAASSFCPLLLLGIWWRRLTDVGAIAGLITGGGLSTAAVLATLVWAPSSGWWAPALAQPAAWAMPLAFLVMVLVSLVTPRRVAPGVNRTMIRLHTPESVDLDRGDWDPEDRWKSRS, encoded by the coding sequence ATGAGCCCAGGCCTCGGCCTGACCGCGATCCTGGCGACGGCCGTGGTGACCATCCTGGTTGGGGTGATCGGCCTGCGCGCCGCCCGCACCACCAGCGACTTCTATGTCGCCTCCCGGAGCGTGACGCCGTGGTGGAACGCCTCGGCCATCGGCGGGGAGTACCTCTCTGCCGCCTCCTTCCTCGGAGTCGCCGGCCTGGTGCTGGCCTATGGCGCCGACATGCTCTGGTTTCCCGTGGGCTACACGGCCGGCTACCTGGTCCTGCTGGTGCTGGTCGCCGCACCGCTGCGCCGGTCCGGCGCCTACACCCTCCCGGACTTCGCGGAGGCCCGACTGGAGTCCGCAGCGGCCCGCGGGACCGCGAGCGTGCTGGTCGTCACCATCGGCTGGCTCTATCTGCTCCCCCAGTTCCAGGCGGCAGGCCTGACGGTGCGGACGGTCACCGGCGCCCCCCAGTGGGTGGGACCGGTCCTGGTCGCGGTCGTCGTGCTGATCGGGGTGCTCTCCGGCGGGATGCGCAGCATCACCTTCGTGCAGGCCTTCCAGTACTGGCTCAAGCTCACCGCCCTGGCGATCCCCGCGATCTTCATCCTCTTGGTCTGGCAGTCCCAGGGCACCCCCGCCATCCACCAGGAGGGTCCCCCGGTCTTCAGCGAGAGCACCACTGTGGAGATCACCACCAGCGTCGCGATCGAGGTCACCGAGCGGGTCGCCGTCGAGGCGGACGGGACGGTCGACGGCGAGCGCGTCTCCGGGGAGCTGCCCCTCGGACCGGGGAGCCACGCCCTCGGCCGGGGCACCGAGATCACCTTCCCGGCCGGCGCCGAGATCCCGCACGCGCAGTCCCTGACCCCCCTGGCTGGTGAGGACTGGCTCCTGCCGCTGCGCTCCAACACCGACTACCCGCTCTACACCACCTACTCACTGATCATCGCCCTGTTCTTCGGCACCATGGGCCTGCCGCACGTCCTCGTCCGCTTCTACACCAACCCCGACGGGCGCGCCGCGCGGCGGACCACCGTCACGGTCCTGGGGCTGCTCGGCATCTTCTATCTGCTGCCCACGATCTATGGCGCCCTGGGCCGGCTCTACACCCCGGACCTGCTCCTGACGGGACGCACCGACGCCGTGGTGCTCCTGCTGCCCGGCCGGCTGATCGACGGTATGGCCGGCGACGCGCTCTCGGCCCTGATCACCGCCGGAGCCTTCGCCGCCTTCCTGTCCACCTCCTCGGGGCTGACCATCTCGGTGGCGGGGGTGCTCTCCCAGGACCTGATCGGTCGGCGGGTCAGCGATCCGGTGCGAGCCTTCCGGCTCAGCGCCAGCCTGGCCCTGGTCGTGCCCATCACGATCGCCCTGTTCAGCCCGTCGCTGGGGATCGCCGACGTCGTCGGCCTCGCCTTTGCCGTCGCAGCCTCCTCGTTCTGCCCCCTGTTGCTGCTGGGCATCTGGTGGCGCCGCCTCACCGACGTCGGAGCCATCGCCGGGCTGATCACCGGTGGCGGGCTGTCCACCGCAGCGGTGCTGGCTACCCTCGTCTGGGCACCCAGCAGCGGCTGGTGGGCCCCTGCCCTGGCCCAGCCCGCGGCCTGGGCCATGCCGTTGGCCTTCCTGGTCATGGTGCTGGTCTCCCTCGTCACCCCGCGGCGGGTGGCGCCCGGGGTCAACCGCACGATGATCCGCCTGCACACCCCCGAGAGCGTCGACCTGGACCGCGGGGACTGGGATCCTGAGGACCGCTGGAAGTCCCGCTCCTGA